Proteins encoded by one window of Mesorhizobium sp. INR15:
- a CDS encoding ABC transporter substrate-binding protein yields MEFGRQVHSPRAWAVALVLVGALLGCQSKGSVSDALDPAAIKAGNPPAGGAVAGPSQATQSLGTGPTKVALLLPLSAPGSVGENGRKMLDAAKLAMTDLGNPLLTLTVEDTRGDVGYSQQLAIKAITSGAKVVIGPTELPAAQHIAKLSGSNRPPVLALADNFAGGPGVYAVCLTEADSAAAGAGAIAAKGGKKFVLLVPAGANASVVEHRVANSLSVYGANIAVTIPYSAGDSGAKAVADMGSLVDVPDAVIVASGDGSPAPILVALKSKGIPGKTTSIVGTNRWLDRPIDPLFEGAYIAMLDQRETGPIADRFKTTFNYQPDVNVAYAYDMVALTAGIASALGPGSFNSKVFENPSGFRGSTGLFRFRADGSSERSMPFYRIEKGALKLVAKSTSSF; encoded by the coding sequence ATGGAATTTGGCCGACAGGTCCATAGTCCACGGGCTTGGGCGGTAGCCTTGGTGCTGGTGGGAGCCTTGCTCGGCTGTCAGTCGAAAGGCAGTGTGTCGGATGCGCTCGATCCGGCTGCCATCAAAGCCGGCAATCCGCCGGCCGGCGGAGCTGTTGCCGGCCCAAGCCAGGCAACGCAGTCTCTCGGCACCGGGCCAACAAAGGTTGCGTTGCTGCTGCCCCTGTCCGCGCCTGGATCCGTAGGCGAAAACGGCAGAAAAATGCTCGATGCCGCCAAACTCGCGATGACCGACCTTGGCAATCCCCTGCTCACGCTGACGGTCGAGGACACGCGCGGAGACGTCGGCTACTCCCAGCAATTGGCGATAAAGGCCATAACCTCAGGCGCGAAAGTCGTCATCGGCCCAACCGAGCTGCCCGCGGCCCAGCATATCGCCAAACTGTCGGGCTCGAACCGGCCGCCGGTCCTGGCTCTGGCCGACAATTTTGCCGGCGGTCCCGGCGTTTACGCCGTCTGCCTCACCGAAGCGGACAGTGCCGCGGCCGGGGCCGGCGCGATCGCCGCGAAGGGCGGCAAGAAGTTCGTTTTGCTCGTGCCGGCAGGCGCGAATGCCAGTGTCGTCGAACACCGGGTCGCCAACAGCCTCAGCGTCTATGGAGCCAACATCGCCGTCACCATCCCCTACTCGGCCGGCGACAGCGGCGCGAAGGCGGTGGCAGACATGGGCTCGCTCGTCGACGTTCCCGACGCCGTTATCGTCGCCAGTGGCGACGGCAGTCCGGCGCCGATTCTCGTCGCCCTGAAATCAAAGGGCATTCCAGGAAAAACAACGTCGATTGTCGGGACAAACCGCTGGCTGGACCGTCCGATCGATCCGCTTTTTGAAGGTGCGTATATCGCCATGCTCGATCAGCGCGAAACCGGTCCCATCGCGGATCGGTTCAAGACAACCTTCAACTACCAGCCTGACGTCAACGTCGCTTATGCCTATGATATGGTTGCCCTGACGGCAGGGATCGCGAGCGCGCTTGGACCCGGGAGTTTCAACAGCAAGGTCTTCGAGAACCCAAGCGGGTTTCGTGGATCGACAGGCTTGTTCCGCTTTCGCGCCGACGGGTCCAGCGAACGGTCGATGCCGTTTTATCGGATTGAAAAAGGTGCGCTCAAGCTGGTTGCCAAATCGACATCGAGTTTCTGA
- a CDS encoding GGDEF domain-containing protein — MSFETEIVTCRLYPCRFKQEMAVTKALADAPAQPWKSILRLAVLGTIGSLCVSLALNYLLLFSDALTPFGRGVITATVLPVVICLPLFVFIGLKLAEIRRYRRELNRAATYDGLTGCLNGTVFTSFIERRAVGVSTAGSRSGAFLVIEPEHLRAINLRFGLGWGDEALRLIASTIRSSVRAEDIIGRIGATMFGVFLPGASEDDARNVGERIRESVSRIYFAPQGAEEILAVKVGGVVFEQELAFEDMFRPAEERLFAAQPGDKFELSRVTSN, encoded by the coding sequence TTGTCCTTCGAAACCGAAATCGTAACTTGCCGGCTATATCCTTGTAGATTCAAACAGGAGATGGCCGTGACAAAAGCACTGGCGGACGCCCCAGCCCAACCATGGAAGAGCATCCTGCGGTTGGCTGTTCTGGGCACGATCGGCAGCCTGTGCGTGTCTCTTGCCTTGAACTATCTGCTTTTGTTCAGCGATGCCCTGACGCCATTCGGACGCGGCGTGATCACCGCAACGGTTCTGCCCGTGGTGATTTGCCTGCCGCTGTTTGTATTCATAGGCCTGAAGCTGGCCGAAATCCGCCGCTACAGACGGGAGCTGAACAGGGCAGCCACCTATGACGGACTGACCGGCTGCCTGAACGGCACGGTTTTCACATCATTTATCGAACGCAGAGCGGTCGGCGTTTCCACTGCCGGCTCGCGGTCTGGTGCTTTCCTCGTCATTGAACCCGAACATCTGCGCGCCATCAACCTGCGCTTTGGCCTTGGCTGGGGGGACGAGGCCTTGCGGCTCATCGCGTCGACCATCCGATCGTCCGTGCGCGCTGAGGATATCATTGGCCGCATAGGCGCTACGATGTTCGGAGTGTTCCTGCCCGGAGCAAGCGAGGACGACGCCAGGAACGTCGGCGAGCGCATTCGAGAAAGTGTCTCGCGCATCTATTTCGCGCCGCAAGGCGCCGAGGAGATCCTCGCTGTCAAAGTCGGTGGCGTGGTCTTTGAGCAGGAACTGGCATTCGAGGACATGTTCCGGCCCGCCGAAGAACGCCTGTTCGCGGCCCAGCCAGGAGACAAATTTGAACTGTCGCGTGTCACGAGCAATTGA
- a CDS encoding thermonuclease family protein — translation MRISRRAGITIGIGSLQLLIGIMMIVKAASLFPVDRPVADAPPQIGTDQPELPIRPFVNSARRIAQDRIAPPQVEASDMERVEPRSPLGELGLAPTPKTPMPRDWREMLLFSPLATSSAGFEAMGRKLTISGVESVGIDRMCLSGASSWPCGQRARAAFNRWLRGRALKCFVPPEVDRYPIAAPCTLGKQDVGAWLVSNGWALALPSGPYGKAEGVARTAGMGIFGPPT, via the coding sequence ATGAGAATATCGCGCCGCGCCGGCATCACGATTGGGATCGGAAGCCTCCAGCTCCTGATCGGGATCATGATGATCGTCAAGGCCGCCTCGCTTTTTCCCGTCGACAGGCCTGTTGCCGACGCGCCTCCTCAAATCGGCACCGATCAACCTGAACTTCCGATCCGCCCCTTCGTCAATTCGGCACGCAGAATTGCTCAGGATCGCATCGCGCCGCCGCAGGTCGAGGCATCGGACATGGAGCGCGTCGAGCCGCGTTCGCCGCTTGGCGAACTCGGCCTTGCGCCAACGCCGAAAACGCCGATGCCGCGGGATTGGCGCGAGATGCTGCTCTTCAGCCCGCTCGCTACATCCTCGGCCGGCTTCGAAGCAATGGGGCGAAAACTGACAATCAGCGGTGTCGAGAGCGTCGGGATCGACAGGATGTGCCTGTCCGGCGCCAGTTCCTGGCCCTGTGGGCAGCGGGCTCGCGCGGCTTTCAACCGCTGGCTCCGTGGCCGGGCGCTGAAATGTTTCGTACCGCCGGAAGTCGACCGTTACCCGATCGCCGCGCCCTGCACACTGGGCAAGCAGGATGTCGGTGCCTGGCTTGTATCCAATGGCTGGGCTTTGGCCTTGCCAAGCGGTCCCTACGGCAAGGCTGAAGGCGTGGCCAGGACGGCGGGAATGGGGATCTTCGGGCCGCCGACATGA